In a single window of the Maniola jurtina chromosome 4, ilManJurt1.1, whole genome shotgun sequence genome:
- the LOC123864169 gene encoding uncharacterized protein LOC123864169 — MVNVSPVSLLLALALLHTAVIAKSHDKPSGPNCQTFSQGVQFNDTEAIGSWHLLHFRTEKTKGSGDPQCVEFFAVSEEERKNIEQLIGKYIENLNWDTLSLKMKIPCKTSDPNKTRDYYLEKLEGNGSYRTLQMPPPTAKLDITGFNRYPMRLKIIEGQYLAMMDCHEKFVFILGKQPPEGKQADNRFQKMIEMYWPEED; from the exons ATGGTTAACGTGTCGCCGGTTTCACTTCTCCTGGCACTTG CATTACTGCACACAGCAGTAATAGCCAAATCGCACGACAAGCCGAGTGGTCCAAACTGCCAGACCTTCTCCCAAGGAGTCCAGTTCAATGACACTGAAGCGATAGGTTCCTGGCATCTCCTTCATTTCAGGACAGAGAAAACAAAAGGCTCCGGCGACCCTCAATGTGTGGAGTTCTTTGCTGTCAGCGAAGAG GAAAGGAAGAACATAGAACAACTCATTGGCAAATACATAGAGAACCTCAATTGGGACACGCTTTCTCTGAAAATGAAGATCCCCTGTAAAACTAGCGATCCTAATAAAACGAGGGACTATTACTTGGAGAAGCTGGAAGGAAATGGCTCTTACAGGACTCTGCAAATGCCTCCACCCACAG CAAAACTTGACATAACGGGATTCAACCGCTACCCAATGCGCCTGAAAATCATCGAGGGTCAATACCTGGCCATGATGGACTGTCACGAGAAGTTCGTGTTCATCCTGGGCAAGCAGCCGCCTGAAGGGAAACAAGCGGACAACCGATTCCAAAAGATGATCGAAATGTACTGGCCTGAGGAAGATTAA